The Acidobacteriota bacterium genome window below encodes:
- the moaC gene encoding cyclic pyranopterin monophosphate synthase MoaC encodes MAKRLTHVDGEGRSRMVDVTGKPATERRALAGAFVRMAPATVAAVREARLPKGDPLEAARLAGILAAKKTAELIPLCHPLGLTFADVQLTVRDDGVEIRAEARCRGETGVEMEALTAAAVAGLTLYDMCKAVDRGMVLEGLRLLEKEGGRSGRWSAPE; translated from the coding sequence ATGGCGAAAAGGCTGACGCACGTGGACGGAGAGGGGCGGAGCCGGATGGTGGACGTGACGGGGAAGCCCGCCACGGAGCGAAGGGCCCTGGCGGGGGCGTTCGTGCGCATGGCGCCGGCCACCGTGGCGGCGGTGAGGGAGGCGCGGCTGCCCAAGGGCGACCCGCTGGAGGCCGCCCGCCTGGCAGGGATCCTGGCCGCCAAGAAGACCGCCGAACTGATCCCGCTGTGCCACCCCCTGGGCCTGACCTTCGCCGACGTGCAACTCACGGTGCGGGACGACGGCGTCGAGATCCGGGCCGAGGCCCGCTGCAGGGGGGAGACGGGCGTGGAGATGGAGGCCCTCACCGCGGCGGCGGTGGCGGGGCTGACCCTCTACGACATGTGCAAGGCCGTGGACCGGGGCATGGTCCTGGAAGGTTTACGCCTCCTGGAGAAGGAGGGCGGCCGCAGCGGGCGCTGGAGCGCACCGGAGTGA
- a CDS encoding class I SAM-dependent methyltransferase: MERARQLQDEGVHLGGPMRLFDTAGRKLLMLMLEEGLTPASAVLDIGCGCLRGGYWLIHFLDRGRYCGIEPNAAMLDGGLRLILEPGLAESKQPRFDPNDRFDFSVFGRRFDFLVARSVWTHAAKPHIGAMLDGFRDHAADGGVFLTSYLPARSPEEDYEGTEWQARSSERNAPRVVRHGLGWIRGACAERGLAAEEVTENLFRFGNQEWLRVRRAGRPGNAAGSPASCPQPMSG, encoded by the coding sequence ATGGAACGCGCCCGGCAACTGCAGGACGAAGGGGTCCACCTCGGGGGGCCGATGCGGCTCTTCGACACGGCGGGAAGGAAACTGCTGATGCTGATGCTGGAGGAGGGGCTGACCCCGGCGTCCGCCGTCCTGGACATCGGCTGCGGCTGCCTTCGCGGGGGGTACTGGCTGATCCACTTCCTCGACCGCGGCCGCTACTGCGGCATCGAGCCGAACGCGGCCATGCTGGACGGCGGGCTCCGGCTCATCCTGGAACCGGGGTTGGCAGAGAGCAAGCAGCCCCGATTCGATCCCAACGACCGCTTTGATTTTTCCGTCTTCGGCCGCCGTTTCGATTTCCTGGTGGCCCGCTCCGTCTGGACCCACGCGGCCAAGCCCCACATCGGGGCCATGCTGGACGGCTTCCGGGACCATGCGGCCGACGGCGGCGTGTTCCTGACCTCGTATTTGCCGGCGAGATCGCCCGAAGAGGACTACGAAGGCACGGAGTGGCAGGCGCGGAGTTCGGAACGGAACGCGCCCCGGGTGGTCCGGCACGGCCTCGGGTGGATCCGGGGCGCCTGCGCGGAACGGGGGCTGGCGGCGGAGGAGGTCACCGAGAACCTCTTCCGCTTCGGCAACCAGGAGTGGCTCCGGGTCCGGCGGGCGGGGAGGCCAGGCAACGCCGCGGGATCGCCGGCATCCTGCCCGCAACCCATGTCGGGTTAG
- a CDS encoding DUF481 domain-containing protein: MKAFLCAIACFLAPFAGFLSADQVTLVNGDRVTGAVVKGDEKSLILDTKAMGTVTVARGEITAIRSDQPLHLGLSDGQTLVGTLSTTDGKVSVETRTSGTVIVDLGAIGTIRSAGEQAAHEAEIERYRDPGLLDLWAGSVDLGLSLTSGNSSNLNFALGGSAVRQTKRDKISLYVASVYSRSEVAGITTTTTANAVRGGGRYELFLNDRLNVFGFGDLEHDVFQQLDLRVVLGGGLGYYVVKSKRTQFQVFGGGNLNKEYFTDGLRRTTGELLVGQDLTAKLSDRFSLTERFVAFPNLSEGGEYRLAFDASALTTLKKWLGWHITFSDRFLSDPPAGSVRNDILLTTGLRFTFKK, from the coding sequence ATGAAGGCCTTTCTGTGCGCAATCGCCTGCTTCCTGGCGCCTTTCGCCGGCTTCCTTTCCGCCGACCAGGTCACGCTCGTCAACGGCGACCGGGTCACCGGCGCCGTGGTAAAAGGCGACGAGAAGTCGCTGATTCTCGACACGAAGGCCATGGGTACCGTTACCGTGGCCCGGGGCGAGATCACCGCCATCCGCTCCGACCAGCCGCTGCACCTGGGTCTTTCGGACGGACAGACCTTGGTGGGGACCCTCTCCACCACCGACGGCAAGGTCTCGGTGGAAACCCGCACGTCCGGCACGGTCATCGTGGACCTGGGCGCGATCGGGACGATCCGCTCCGCTGGGGAGCAGGCCGCCCACGAGGCCGAGATCGAGCGTTACCGGGACCCGGGCCTGCTGGACCTGTGGGCCGGCTCGGTGGACCTGGGCCTCAGCCTGACCTCGGGGAACAGCAGCAACCTCAACTTCGCCCTGGGCGGCAGCGCCGTCCGGCAGACGAAGCGGGACAAGATCTCGCTCTACGTCGCCTCGGTCTACTCCCGCTCGGAGGTGGCGGGGATCACCACCACCACCACCGCCAACGCCGTCCGCGGCGGCGGCCGGTACGAGTTGTTCCTCAACGACCGCCTCAACGTCTTCGGCTTCGGCGACCTCGAGCACGACGTCTTCCAGCAGCTGGACCTGCGGGTGGTCCTTGGCGGGGGCCTGGGCTACTACGTGGTCAAGAGCAAGCGGACCCAGTTCCAGGTCTTCGGCGGCGGGAACCTGAACAAGGAGTACTTCACGGACGGCCTCCGGCGGACCACCGGAGAACTCCTGGTGGGCCAGGACCTGACCGCGAAGCTGTCGGACCGGTTCAGCCTGACCGAGCGTTTCGTGGCCTTCCCCAACCTGAGCGAGGGAGGCGAGTACCGCCTCGCTTTCGACGCCTCCGCGCTCACCACCCTGAAAAAGTGGCTGGGGTGGCACATCACCTTCAGCGACCGTTTCCTGAGCGACCCCCCGGCCGGGTCCGTCCGCAACGACATCCTCCTGACCACGGGGCTCCGGTTCACGTTCAAGAAGTGA